A single genomic interval of Trichosurus vulpecula isolate mTriVul1 chromosome 6, mTriVul1.pri, whole genome shotgun sequence harbors:
- the LOC118853782 gene encoding olfactory receptor 508-like, with protein MSGNNCTAMTEVIILGLTDDPTLRVILFVMFLCVYAVTLLGNLSIIILIRKSSQLHTPMYRFLSHLAFVDSAYSSSVTPVMLKNFLVDKTTIPLGGCVVQFLFGAIFGTTEWFLLGVMAYDRYMAICNPLLYSTNMSTRVCTQLLITSYLGGCIDGWIFVGCLLNRSFCGPNEINHFFCDYSPLLKLSYSQDNLAEILPAASAGSIMMTTLLIIIISYVYILFSVLKIKSSEGRSKAFSTCTSHLTAVTLFYGTTTLIYVMPKSSYTTDENKVISVFYIVMIPMLNPLIYSLRNNEVKGALRKLMSSRHPFP; from the coding sequence ATGTCTGGCAATAATTGCACTGCTATGACTGAAGTCATTATTTTGGGGCTAACAGATGATCCAACCCTTCGTGTCATCCTCTTTGTGATGTTTCTCTGTGTCTATGCTGTCACCTTACTTGGTAACCTTAGCATAATTATATTGATCAGAAAGAGCTCCCAGCTTCACACTCCAATGTACCGTTTCCTCAGTCACTTGGCTTTTGTGGACTCTGCATATTCCTCATCTGTCACTCCTGTTATGCTCAAGAACTTCCTTGTAGACAAAACAACAATCCCTCTTGGAGGGTGTGTGGTCCAGTTCCTCTTTGGAGCCATCTTTGGGACCACTGAGTGGTTCCTGCTTGGTGTGATGGCCTATGATCGGTATATGGCCATCTGTAACCCCCTACTCTACTCCACCAACATGTCTACTAGGGTCTGCACTCAGTTGCTCATCACATCCTACCTGGGTGGTTGTATAGATGGTTGGATATTCGTTGGTTGTTTATTGAATAGGTCCTTCTGTGGACCCAATGAGATTAATCATTTTTTCTGTGATTATTCACCACTTTTGAAGCTTTCCTACTCTCAAGATAATCTTGCTGAAATTCTTCCTGCTGCCTCTGCTGGGTCAATAATGATGACCACCTTGCTAATTATCATAATTTCTTATGTGTACATCCTCTTCTCTGTCCTGAAGATAAAGTCCTCTGAAGGGAGATCTAAAGCTTTCTCAACTTGCACCTCCCACCTCACAGCAGTCACTCTGTTCTATGGGACCACTACACTCATTTACGTGATGCCCAAGTCCAGCTACACAACAGATGAAAATAAAGTCATCTCTGTATTCTACATAGTAATGATCCCCATGTTGAATCCCTTGATCTACAGTCTTAGGAACAATGAAGTAAAAGGGGCCCTGAGAAAACTGATGAGTAGCAGACATCCTTTTCCATGA